A window from Gossypium raimondii isolate GPD5lz chromosome 7, ASM2569854v1, whole genome shotgun sequence encodes these proteins:
- the LOC105796396 gene encoding ethylene-responsive transcription factor CRF5 encodes MNPGRVKYTERRTVTNKLLKASSKWFPMESKPKAPRIVRISVTDGDATDSSSDESEQERHHTVKRHVSEIRIGDCSTFNSNKPSNKQNRPTNNKTNLVNIRSKKQQPQQQQQQCLSNGVKYRGVRQRPWGRWAAEIRDPTSRTRVWLGTYDTAQEAALVYDRAAIRIKGPDALTNFIKPPARPSPPEIELEMTSGYDSGQESHSLCSPTSVLRFQSNEETELQTESKDDSTTQTGWSPVKELSQYPSNLLDEFLLTDPVVLYDYLDSDNPTPIFFDELSLPEASSNLEHDYGDISIQLDVDFGSCSWDVDNYY; translated from the coding sequence ATGAATCCAGGGAGGGTGAAATACACAGAGCGAAGAACTGTTACTAATAAGCTACTCAAGGCATCGAGCAAGTGGTTTCCCATGGAGTCCAAACCCAAAGCCCCTAGGATCGTCAGGATTTCTGTCACCGATGGCGATGCCACCGATTCTTCTAGCGATGAAAGCGAGCAGGAGAGACATCACACAGTGAAAAGGCATGTTAGCGAAATCAGGATCGGAGATTGTTCTACATTCAATTCCAACAAGCCATCAAACAAGCAAAACAGACCGACTAACAATAAGACCAATCTTGTCAATATCAGATCAAAGAAGCAACAAccgcagcagcagcagcagcaatgTTTGTCTAACGGCGTCAAGTACCGTGGGGTTCGACAAAGGCCATGGGGAAGATGGGCTGCTGAGATCAGAGACCCGACAAGTCGAACCAGGGTCTGGCTTGGCACTTATGATACGGCTCAAGAAGCTGCTTTGGTTTATGACAGAGCCGCGATTCGAATCAAAGGCCCTGACGCTCTCACCAACTTTATAAAGCCTCCTGCCAGACCCTCCCCACCTGAGATTGAACTTGAAATGACTTCCGGGTATGATTCTGGCCAAGAATCTCACTCACTCTGTTCACCAACTTCTGTTCTCAGATTTCAGTCGAATGAAGAAACTGAACTTCAAACCGAGTCCAAAGATGACTCAACAACACAAACTGGGTGGAGCCCTGTTAAGGAACTCTCTCAATACCCAAGTAACTTATTAGACGAGTTTTTGTTAACAGATCCAGTGGTTTTATATGATTACTTGGATTCTGATAACCCTACACCAATATTTTTTGATGAACTGAGTTTACCGGAAGCAAGCAGCAATTTGGAACATGATTATGGTGATATTTCTATTCAATTGGATGTTGATTTCGGGTCTTGTTCCTGGGATGTGGATAACTACTATTAA